A region of Sulfurimonas sp. DNA encodes the following proteins:
- a CDS encoding helix-turn-helix domain-containing protein: MSAKIVVVENVLGDGELYQCKTVNVVINRLKEKIDPLKIKEYIQTVRGVGCRLC, from the coding sequence ATGAGTGCAAAGATTGTTGTTGTTGAAAATGTCTTGGGAGATGGAGAACTTTACCAGTGCAAGACTGTAAATGTAGTCATAAATAGACTAAAAGAAAAGATAGACCCACTAAAAATAAAAGAGTATATACAAACTGTTAGAGGAGTTGGATGCCGCCTGTGTTAA